One stretch of Prosthecobacter dejongeii DNA includes these proteins:
- a CDS encoding Dps family protein: protein MKTNIGISDKNRKEVSTLLGKLLADEFVLYTKTRNAHWNVVGPDFHAMHLFFEDQYGKLEGFIDDIAERIRSLANPALGSMKELLAATRLKEEKGELKSSAEFLKLLLQDHEQIIRQIREDAPRCEELGDDGSNDFLVGLLEEHEKMAWMLRSCLG from the coding sequence ATGAAAACGAACATCGGTATTTCAGACAAGAATCGCAAAGAAGTCTCCACCCTTTTGGGCAAACTCCTCGCAGATGAGTTTGTGCTCTATACCAAGACTCGCAATGCCCACTGGAATGTCGTGGGTCCTGACTTCCATGCCATGCATCTGTTCTTTGAGGACCAGTATGGCAAGCTCGAGGGGTTCATTGATGACATCGCCGAACGCATCCGTTCTCTGGCCAACCCCGCTTTGGGTTCCATGAAGGAACTCTTGGCAGCGACTCGGCTGAAAGAGGAGAAAGGCGAACTGAAAAGCTCGGCCGAATTCCTCAAGCTGCTATTACAGGATCACGAGCAGATCATCCGCCAGATCCGTGAAGACGCCCCGCGCTGTGAAGAACTGGGCGATGACGGCAGCAATGATTTTCTGGTCGGCCTTCTGGAGGAACACGAAAAGATGGCCTGGATGCTACGCTCTTGCCTTGGTTGA
- a CDS encoding PilW family protein, producing MTPASRLPHAAKNRQGFSLIELLVSVAVAFILVAALMQSMVSSLDSWTNQEKVFSSQREGRAALRVLADDLASIVIMPGDGPLAEDPQAMTGRKPLRFLVQKGPPTSPTTTRLAFLRSVKRATKGTDSGRGDLQLVLYGIALTPDGGASGAETDANSQKLLRREYSAAETFRRLEGHRVGGQPLIFEEDWQQLENLAEADNQAATTGVRNAVLAHDVIRFECKPLENMMPNPPVAQEWPSDQMPKWVEVTLRVTNRQTGRLLKTAEDWRGEGVRSTAISNGTPDVYEDDAEVRTFSMRLRLPSLSL from the coding sequence ATGACCCCCGCATCCCGCCTGCCCCATGCTGCAAAAAACAGACAGGGCTTCTCTCTGATCGAGCTGCTCGTCAGTGTTGCCGTGGCTTTCATCTTGGTGGCAGCTCTCATGCAGAGCATGGTCTCGTCCTTGGATTCTTGGACGAACCAGGAAAAGGTGTTTTCCAGCCAGCGTGAAGGTCGCGCCGCCTTGCGAGTCTTGGCGGATGATCTAGCCTCCATTGTGATCATGCCTGGCGATGGTCCATTGGCCGAGGACCCTCAGGCGATGACGGGGCGTAAACCGCTACGCTTCCTGGTGCAAAAAGGTCCACCCACATCTCCCACGACCACTCGCCTCGCTTTCCTGCGCAGCGTCAAACGTGCCACAAAAGGCACAGACAGTGGCCGGGGAGATCTACAACTGGTGCTTTATGGCATCGCTCTCACACCCGATGGTGGAGCCAGTGGGGCGGAGACCGACGCGAACAGCCAGAAGCTACTTCGCAGGGAGTACTCTGCTGCTGAAACCTTCCGCAGGCTGGAAGGGCATCGCGTGGGAGGGCAGCCCCTGATTTTTGAAGAGGATTGGCAGCAACTCGAAAACCTCGCTGAGGCAGACAACCAAGCTGCCACCACGGGTGTGCGTAATGCCGTCCTGGCTCATGATGTGATCCGGTTTGAGTGCAAGCCTTTGGAAAACATGATGCCAAACCCACCCGTGGCACAGGAATGGCCGTCTGACCAGATGCCCAAGTGGGTGGAGGTGACACTGCGAGTGACGAACCGGCAAACCGGGCGTCTTTTGAAGACGGCGGAAGACTGGCGCGGAGAGGGCGTCCGCTCCACAGCCATCTCGAATGGCACCCCCGATGTTTACGAAGATGATGCCGAGGTGCGCACCTTTTCCATGCGTCTGCGCCTGCCTTCGCTTTCACTTTGA